The nucleotide sequence ACTTGCAGCCCACGCCCATCATCAATTCCGATCATGAATCCGTCATCGCTTTCGCCCGGGAAAACGCGGGGAAATCCGAAAACCCCGTGGACCAGGCAATCAGCCTGTATTACGCCGTCCGGGACGGCATCCGGTACAATCCCTACAAATTCGTCCTGACCGTGGAAGGCTTGAAAGCCTCCACCACCCTGGAGGTGGGCGAGGCCTGGTGCGTACCCAAAGCCGCCCTGCTGGCCGCCTGCTGCCGGGTCATGGGCATTCCGGCCCGGGTGGGTTACGCGGACGTACAAAATCATCTTTCCACCAAACGCATGCGCGAGCAAATGCAGACCAACGTGTTTCACTGGCACGGGTACAACACCATTTATCTGAACGGAAAATGGGTGAAAGCCACGCCTGCGTTCAACGTGGAGTTATGCGAAAAATTCCGCCTGAGAACCCTGGAGTTTGACGGGGAGAACGACTCCATTTACCATCCCTTTGATTTGGACGGGAACAAGCACATGGATTACATCAACTTCCGGGGCGAATACGACGACGTTCCCCTGGCCGAGATGATCAAGACCTTTCAGGGCCTGTACGGAGAAGACGCCTTCGCCAACGTGGACGAGGACTTTGACGCGGACGTGGCTAAGGAAAATCCCGGCGCCTGATAATTTTCGGTCCGCTAAAAATGAAGGGGGGGAGAAAATGATCGCAAAAAACCGGGTGATGATTTTGGATGCGGCCTACGACGAGGAATCCCTAAAGGATGCGGTGGAGGCCGTGTTCCGGGAATTCCCCCTGGATTTGGACGGGAAGACCGTTCTGGTCAAGCCCAACATCCTGGCCGGAGAGCCGCCGGAAAAAGGCGTGACCACCCATCCCATGCTGGTGAAGGCGGTGGTGGACAAGCTCAAGGCCCAAGGCGCCAAGGTGATGGTGGGCGACAACCCCGGCGTGTTCGGCTACGGCAGGTCGGAAAAAGCCGCGGAAACCGCCCGGATTTCAGACGCCGTGGGCGACGCCTTTGTGCACCTGGGCCAGAGCCCGGTCAAAACCAGCCTGCCGTCCCAGGACGTCCCCTGCGTCATGATCTCCAACGAGGTGCTCACCGCTGATCTGGTGATCAACCTGCCCAAGCTCAAAACCCACGGCCTGACCTTTTACACCGGCGCGGTGAAGAACACCTTCGGCTACGTGGTGGGCGGGGATAAAATGCGGGTCCATTCCCAGGCGGTGACGCCCAAGCGCTTTTCCCAGGCCCTGGTGGATATTTTTTCGGTCCGGCCGCCGGACTTGACCATCATGGACGCCGTGGTCGCCATGGAAGGCGCCGGCCCCCACCACGGAAGCCTGCGGAACGTGGGAAAAATCCTGGCCAGTAACAACGCCGTGAGCCTGGACGCCGTTGCCGTAACCATGATTGGGGGAAATCCCAGATCCATCCTGCACCTGGACATCGCCGCGGAAAAGGGCCTGGGCGCCATCGACCTGGATCAAATCTCCCTGAACACGGAAATCGTCCCCATCCCCGATTTTAAAATGCCCGTGACCTTTGTCCCGGGCGTCATGGGCATGGTCTTGAACCGGTTTTTATCCAAGTGGATCAACTGCCTGCCCCAAATCCAGGAAGACAAATGCAAGCAGTGCGGCCTGTGCGTCAAGCACTGCCCTACCAAAGCCATGACCATGGCGAAAAAATCCTATCCCAAGGCGGACAAGAACGTCTGCATCAATTGCTATTGCTGCCAGGAAATGTGCCCGGAAGACGCCATCGTCCTCAAGGGCCGCACCCTGAACTTCATCAGGGGCTCCTCCCGATAGGCGGGCCTGTTTGGGAGGGCTCAGGACTTGGATCGTTTAGCTTTCCAAGGCTTTTCTGACCTGTTCGGCCAGCTTGTTTTGGGAAAACGGTTTTTCCAGAAAGTGCACATCCTTCTCCAGGACGCCGTGCCGGGCGATAAGGTCGGCCGTGTACCCGGACATAAACAAGACTTTCAGGGACGGGTGGCGGGATTTGAGCTCCTCGGCCAAATCCTTGCCGTTCATGCCGGGCATGATGACATCCGTAATGAGCAATTGGATGCCGTCCTGGAACTCGTCAACCAGATTAAGGGCCTTCTGGGGAGAGGAAGCAGTCAGCACGCGGTAACCGGATCTTTCCAACATGCTTTTAGCCATGGAAATGATGGCTTTTTCATCCTCAACCAGCAGTACGGTTTCCCCTTTTCCCTCAAGGGGTTCAGCCGCCTGCAAAGCCTCTGACGCAGTCTCCGGCGAGCCATGCCTGGGCAGATAGATTTTAAACAAGGCGCCTTTCCCCGGCTCGCTTTCCACCAAAACGGCGCCATCATTTTGTTTGACGATGCCGTATATGGTGGACAGTCCCAGACCGGTCCCCCGGTCCGGCTTCTTGGTCGTGAAAAAGGGTTCGAAAATATTGGCCATGGTTTCCCGGTCCATGCCGCAGCCGTTATCTTTCACGCTCAAAAGCACATAATCGCCGGGTTTGAGATCCGGGGTGGGAATGCAGGCCTCTGGTGAAACTATTTCATTATGGACGCTTATGCATATTTCCCCGCCGCTGGAAATAGCGTCCCTGGCGTTGACGCACAGGTTGGCGAGCAACTGATCCAATTGGGACGGGTCCATGCGCACAAACCATGTCTCGCTCCCGGGTTTCCAGATCATCCGGATGTCCTCCCCAATCAGCCTGCGCAGCATTTTCAGCATGCCTTCCAAGGTTTCATTCAGATCCAAAACCCTGGGGGCGATGGTTTGTTTTCGCGCAAAAGCCAGCAACTGCCGGGTGACTTCCGAGGATCTCATGGCGGCGTCCAGGATTTCCCTGAAGCTTTCATAAAAGGGATGGGCAGGGGGCATGCCGTCCAAAGCCAGCTCCGAGTATCCGATGATCACATTCAACATGTTGTTGAAATCATGAGCCACTCCGCCCGCCAACCTGCCCACGGACTCCATTTTTTGCGCTTGCGTCAATTGGGCATGGAGTTGTTCCCGCTCGGCCTCGGCCTGCTTGCGCTCGGTAATATTGCGCGTAATGGTTGCCAAGTCGGTCATGTCGCCGGTGGCAATGTCTTCGGTATGGAAAAGGTCGTAAAGAACGGGAATCGCTTCACCCGTTTTGAAATGGCGAAAGCGAAACTCCCCCGCCCATCGTCCATCCCGCATAACGGCGGGAAGAATGGTGTTCCGGAGGTACGGCAAGTCATCAGGCAGGAAGTAATCTTCGATCCTGGTCTGCGCGACCGCCTCTTCCCCATCCAGCCCCACCATCGCCTGCCCGGCTGGATTCACGAAGTAAGCCGCCTGGTCCGTATCCGCCACGCCAATGAAATCCTGACTGCGTTTGATAATATTAGCCAGGACCTGATTGCGCCGTTCCAAATGCTTGCGTTTGGTGATGTCTATGGCAATTTCAAAGCGGACGTCCCTGCCATCCGGCCAACTGATGATGCGATCCGCTATCGCGTAATGCCGGTCAACATGCTTGTTATGGAATTCCCAGTGATGGGAAGCGGGTTTTTGCTTCAATATAATATCGTTGGTGCAGAAAGGGCATGGCGAATCCAGGTTTTGTATGATTTTGTAACATTTTGCGCCGAGGCAATCGGGCGGCAGCATTCGCTGGAAATAGCTGTTGACATACAACAACTCATGGGTTGCCGGGTCGGAGATGTAGATTACCTCGTCAATGCTGTTGAATATGGCGAGCAGTTGCTCCCGTTCTTCCCGCAGCTTTTTTTCGGCCAGTTTATGTTCGGTGAGATCAATATCAATGCAGAATAACTCGGGCTCGCGCCCCGGCAGGCGGACCAAGGCGTGGGATGAATAGACCTGGATGGGCGAACCGTCCTTGCGCATCAATTCCAGCTCGGACGGCGGGATCGCCTCTCCGGTTTCGGCCATTTGGCGCATCTCCGTTTGCACGGCTTCGCGCATGGCGGGAGGAATGATCAAGTCTATCAGGTTTTGGCCAAGGGCCTCTTCCTCGGTGTAGCCGTAAAAGGTTTCCGCGGCATGGTTCCAATAGCTTACCGCGCCGTCCAGGGCGTACCCCTGGACAGCCACCGAGGTCACATTCCGCAGCATCTCCTTGAAACGCATTTCGCTGGCTTTCAGCGCTTCTTCGGCTTGCTTTGCTTCGGTCACATCGCGGGCAATGCCGACATAACCCGTGACTTTCCCGGACTCATCCCTGTTGGGGGACCCCTTGGACATGTGCCACCGCCAGGACCCGTCGTGATGCCGGACCCGATATTCCAGACCGCCTTGTTTGCCGCCGTTCATCACCGTTTTTTCCAGGAAGGCGCGGCACAGGTGGACGTCCTCAGGGTGGACATAAGGCTCAAAGGACTTTCCCACGGCTCGTTCCGCCGGTTCGCCCAGGAACTCCAGCCAATTTGGGGAAACATAGGTAAACCGGCCTTCGGCGGAAAGGGCGTATACAATGTCGTTGGCATTCTCCACGAAAGAACGGAACAACTGCTCGCTTTGACGCAAGGCCTCGCTGGTCCGCGCCAGTTTGATATGGGCGTAGGACATGCGGGAGATAAGATTGATGAGATTGCAGTAAAAGGTCATCACCTGATCCACCGTTTTACGCGACCAGCGAGGGACGGATAGATAGGCCTTAAGATATGCCTCCTCGTCGAATCCATAACGGCGGGCCTGTTCCCGGAAGGCCGCGACGTCGGGCGTTTCATCCTCAAAGAAAAACTGACCGAGGAAGAGGTTGCCGGCGTGTCTCCCGCCAATGACAATCGGGGTCGCCATATCCCACATGTTGTTCTTGCATTTATACAATTTGAAGGTTCCCGGCTCCACGGTGGATGCGAGAAGCGTGTCGCTTTCACGGCAATTTAAGGCGGTTTCGGGATGAACCCGGTGGAATTTGGTGCAGACATCCTGCCAGCCTGTCCCGACAAGGACATTTCCCTCCAGGTCGATAATGCCCACTCCGATGTCCGTCAATGCGTGAAAATCGTCCATCAGGGATTGTATTTGATCAACGTCCAAAACGTCGGCGAGATTCAAACGCCCAATATCGCCTTCCGGATCAAGGAGGGCGTTCAGCTTGGTCCGCACCCTGCTTTCACTCTCCCGCAGGGCCTCTTCGGCTTTCTTGCGTTCCGTAATGTCGGCGGCGACGCTTAAAATGGCGGGCTTGCCGTCCCACTCAATGAATCTTGCCAGCACCTCCAGGGGAAAAGTGGATCCGTCCTTTCGGTGGTGAAGGACTTCAAAGCGCGCTTCCCCCTTCTCCCGGATTTTCCGGTAACGCTCCGGCAGCATGGCCCGGGTCTCCGGAGCGTCCAGGTTATGCAAATCCGTGTTCAAAAACTCTTCCTCGTCAGCGTAGCCGTGCAAGGTGTATGTGGCTTGGTTTCCATAATGAAACCGGCCCTTGAAGTCATGGATGGTTATGGAGGCCGGAGCCAGGTCCAGCATGCGCCCCAACAGGGCTATTCGTTTTTCAGCCTGTTGTTGGGCCGCCATTTTGTCCAGGGCGAACCCTATGTCATTGGCAAGCTCCCTGAACAGGACTTGCTCCTCCTGATTGCCGGCCAGTTCCTCTGGAACGGAGACGGACAACACGCCGTGGATGCGATCCTTGTACCCCAAACGGCAAGTAAAGACCGCCCATCCCCCGTACTCCCGCGTCAGCGGACACTCGGGACAATCCCGCCGGGCGTCCCGGACCACCGTCACCTCATCAGCCAGGAAAGATTGCCGCACACAGCGGGGATATGCACCCTGCATCAGTTGCCGCTCCAGCTGCAAAAAGCCGCCGCTGGCCCGGCCGGATTTAACGGCCGTGACCTGATGGGTTTGGGAGTCCGCCAGGGCGATCCAGGCGTTCTGGTAGCTTGGACCGGCCGTGAGTTGAATGCAGGCCTTTTCTATCAGGCTCAGGGGAGTCTCCTCGGAAACCAAAAGTTTGTTCACGCTGCGAATGGTCAGCAAAACATTCTTGATGTGCGCTTCCCGGGCCTCCGCCTCCGCCAGACGCACCACCAGGGTGTGATTATTCCCCACAATGGCGTCCACCTGACCGTCCCGAACGGCCTGCAGGGCGTCCTCAGCGCGTTTTAGCCTCTTTTGCAGTTCCTCATAGGACGGCGGCGTCTTGAACGTCATCGTGCTTCTCTCCAAACAGGGCTAGGATTTTTTCCTTATCGCTCAAGTTGCCGTAAACCAGGGATTCCATGCCGTGAGCCTCGATCTCCAGGGCGGGCGTAAGATATATTCCTTTTTCCAGGGCGACTTCAGGGGTTGCAACAACATCCACGATGGCTACTTTCAAATTCCATTGTGATATATTTTCCTGGATCATTTTGATGTTTTGCAAAGCGATACGGGAGTTGGGGGCGTCTCCGGCAATGTAAAGCACGGCCCGGCAATCCGGCAGGCCGGAGCCGCAATTCTGGTCATGAGCCGTCATCT is from Desulfatibacillum aliphaticivorans DSM 15576 and encodes:
- a CDS encoding transglutaminase-like domain-containing protein; translated protein: MNPQKEHLQPTPIINSDHESVIAFARENAGKSENPVDQAISLYYAVRDGIRYNPYKFVLTVEGLKASTTLEVGEAWCVPKAALLAACCRVMGIPARVGYADVQNHLSTKRMREQMQTNVFHWHGYNTIYLNGKWVKATPAFNVELCEKFRLRTLEFDGENDSIYHPFDLDGNKHMDYINFRGEYDDVPLAEMIKTFQGLYGEDAFANVDEDFDADVAKENPGA
- a CDS encoding DUF362 domain-containing protein, producing the protein MIAKNRVMILDAAYDEESLKDAVEAVFREFPLDLDGKTVLVKPNILAGEPPEKGVTTHPMLVKAVVDKLKAQGAKVMVGDNPGVFGYGRSEKAAETARISDAVGDAFVHLGQSPVKTSLPSQDVPCVMISNEVLTADLVINLPKLKTHGLTFYTGAVKNTFGYVVGGDKMRVHSQAVTPKRFSQALVDIFSVRPPDLTIMDAVVAMEGAGPHHGSLRNVGKILASNNAVSLDAVAVTMIGGNPRSILHLDIAAEKGLGAIDLDQISLNTEIVPIPDFKMPVTFVPGVMGMVLNRFLSKWINCLPQIQEDKCKQCGLCVKHCPTKAMTMAKKSYPKADKNVCINCYCCQEMCPEDAIVLKGRTLNFIRGSSR
- a CDS encoding PAS domain S-box protein, with translation MTFKTPPSYEELQKRLKRAEDALQAVRDGQVDAIVGNNHTLVVRLAEAEAREAHIKNVLLTIRSVNKLLVSEETPLSLIEKACIQLTAGPSYQNAWIALADSQTHQVTAVKSGRASGGFLQLERQLMQGAYPRCVRQSFLADEVTVVRDARRDCPECPLTREYGGWAVFTCRLGYKDRIHGVLSVSVPEELAGNQEEQVLFRELANDIGFALDKMAAQQQAEKRIALLGRMLDLAPASITIHDFKGRFHYGNQATYTLHGYADEEEFLNTDLHNLDAPETRAMLPERYRKIREKGEARFEVLHHRKDGSTFPLEVLARFIEWDGKPAILSVAADITERKKAEEALRESESRVRTKLNALLDPEGDIGRLNLADVLDVDQIQSLMDDFHALTDIGVGIIDLEGNVLVGTGWQDVCTKFHRVHPETALNCRESDTLLASTVEPGTFKLYKCKNNMWDMATPIVIGGRHAGNLFLGQFFFEDETPDVAAFREQARRYGFDEEAYLKAYLSVPRWSRKTVDQVMTFYCNLINLISRMSYAHIKLARTSEALRQSEQLFRSFVENANDIVYALSAEGRFTYVSPNWLEFLGEPAERAVGKSFEPYVHPEDVHLCRAFLEKTVMNGGKQGGLEYRVRHHDGSWRWHMSKGSPNRDESGKVTGYVGIARDVTEAKQAEEALKASEMRFKEMLRNVTSVAVQGYALDGAVSYWNHAAETFYGYTEEEALGQNLIDLIIPPAMREAVQTEMRQMAETGEAIPPSELELMRKDGSPIQVYSSHALVRLPGREPELFCIDIDLTEHKLAEKKLREEREQLLAIFNSIDEVIYISDPATHELLYVNSYFQRMLPPDCLGAKCYKIIQNLDSPCPFCTNDIILKQKPASHHWEFHNKHVDRHYAIADRIISWPDGRDVRFEIAIDITKRKHLERRNQVLANIIKRSQDFIGVADTDQAAYFVNPAGQAMVGLDGEEAVAQTRIEDYFLPDDLPYLRNTILPAVMRDGRWAGEFRFRHFKTGEAIPVLYDLFHTEDIATGDMTDLATITRNITERKQAEAEREQLHAQLTQAQKMESVGRLAGGVAHDFNNMLNVIIGYSELALDGMPPAHPFYESFREILDAAMRSSEVTRQLLAFARKQTIAPRVLDLNETLEGMLKMLRRLIGEDIRMIWKPGSETWFVRMDPSQLDQLLANLCVNARDAISSGGEICISVHNEIVSPEACIPTPDLKPGDYVLLSVKDNGCGMDRETMANIFEPFFTTKKPDRGTGLGLSTIYGIVKQNDGAVLVESEPGKGALFKIYLPRHGSPETASEALQAAEPLEGKGETVLLVEDEKAIISMAKSMLERSGYRVLTASSPQKALNLVDEFQDGIQLLITDVIMPGMNGKDLAEELKSRHPSLKVLFMSGYTADLIARHGVLEKDVHFLEKPFSQNKLAEQVRKALES
- a CDS encoding circadian clock KaiB family protein, producing the protein MTAHDQNCGSGLPDCRAVLYIAGDAPNSRIALQNIKMIQENISQWNLKVAIVDVVATPEVALEKGIYLTPALEIEAHGMESLVYGNLSDKEKILALFGEKHDDVQDAAVL